In the Leptolyngbyaceae cyanobacterium genome, one interval contains:
- a CDS encoding UPF0175 family protein gives MSVIIPDHILTAANLSEAELKLEIAILLYQKSKISTGTARRLAGMNLIEFRKELARRDICIHYDVEDLQTDIKTLQELGQL, from the coding sequence ATGAGTGTCATAATTCCCGATCATATCCTCACAGCCGCCAACCTATCAGAAGCCGAATTAAAATTAGAAATTGCCATCTTACTGTACCAAAAATCCAAAATCAGTACAGGCACTGCCCGTCGCCTTGCCGGAATGAATTTAATCGAATTCCGCAAAGAACTTGCCCGTCGCGACATCTGCATTCATTACGATGTTGAAGATTTGCAAACTGACATCAAAACTTTGCAGGAGTTGGGTCAATTGTGA